AGGTGTTTTGAGGTTTTGAGACCCGAGACATATCAATACCAGTGTTAATTAATTGCACATACAAATCTAAACATAATTGATGGCAATACATACATGGCCAAATGTGTGACCCAGGTTTAGTGTTGCTCGAAGACCACTTTCCTTCTCATCCTGTGCAACCACTTCAGCTTTGTTTTCACATGATCTCTTAATAGCATATGCCAAAGCACTTGGTTCTCTACAGATATGCATTTCATACTAAAGGTTAGcagcaaaatgaaaaaaacaatACTTAATTTTCTGCCAAAAAAATATTCTACATTTTTCAACAAGACAAAAGTTCAGCAATTACGCTGTATGTAATATCGTAAGAGCTAAAGTAGAGAGTAACTCTTTCAGCTGATAGGAAGGAGTAACATAGGTACTGAACAATTCTAAGGCATTAAGTTTTCCGATGCAAAAAAGGGCAGACCCAGTGCCGGCGGCTCCCACATGagtggggtctggggaagggatAAGCCGAGGCAGGCCTTTCCCCTACGGTAACTGCAGGGAGGCTGCGTCGAACCCGCAACCTAGTCCTCAGTGGGTTGGCCTAAATAAGTCATGTACAGCAATGGTCAATCTAAGTAGAGTCGGTAAATAAAAATACATTTGACACTTTATTCAGCTATAATAAATGAAATTTCAGACTTTTCAGACAATGGCTCTTCACAGTTTGGTGAACTCCCTAAATCTGGATAATCATGCTCTTCATACAGTCACGCCACCCATCGATTAGACATTTCAGAAAATAAAAATACCAAAAAACGACCTTACTGGCTCTGAATATGTCAAATTGGGAAGCAACAAGTCAACAAGTCTTAGCAATTTATATATCCTAGGACTCAAAACCAGGTTAGGTAAAGCTGACAGTTAGATCTTGTGGTCAGGGGTGAAGCTATGGTCAAATCGACCGTGGTGCACAGCCCAAAGAACAAACAAATTTTTTCATGATTATATGGTGAAACAAAATTTAATTAGTGGTAAAAAAAGTTTTACCCTGGTGCATGGGCACCAGGGAAGCCCAACGTGGTTTCGTCCCTGCTTGTGGTGACTAAGCATTCGCTCCACTCAGGACTAATGAGTCTACCAGAACAAGTAGTCAACTGCAGTTTAAACTGCTGTCAAGTATCTACAACTCACTGAATAGAAATAAGATAACAGCTTTTATGCAAATATCGATGGAGATACAAGCTGAATACCTTGCTAACAATGCTGACATGTTCTTCTCTTGCCACTCAAAGAATGGTGCATCCCTTATGAGCCCATACTTGACTACCTCAGCAATGCCTGAAGCTAGCTCCCTGTCAGGCAAGGTATTCAGTGTGTCCGTGTCTATCAGTACACATTGAGGCTGGTAGAATGCCCCAATTAAGTTCTTCCCAAGTGGGTGGTTAATCCCGGTCTTTCCACCAACAGATGAATCCACCTAGAGCAGTCATACAGGGCACCATCAGCAACAGACCAAGATGTAGGCCAACTTTAGTTAAATGTGAATCAAGCTTATCACCTGAGCCATCAGAGTAGTTGGTATCTGTATGAAGTTGACACCACGAAGGAACGCAGCAGCTGCAAACCCGCACATGTCCCCAATGACACCACCACCCAGTGCTACAAATGTGCAACGCCGGTCAAGCCGGGACTCGACTGCCTTGTCAAACACCTTCATCAGCGTGTCCTGCCGATCAGAATGAAGTCAGTTACCCCTTCATAGTAAGGTTCACACTTCACAGCAGTAGCTAGGTTCTCCTGTTTCTCTCCCTTTCAAGCTAGTCTACTAGCCTCATGTAACCATTGTAATATTTGTAAAGTTATTATCTATTAGCAATAGAGTTCAGGCACCCTAAGGGGCGCCgtagttttccttttttttaaaaaaaaaagaatcaaatcAGTTAAGGCCAAATGAACTGAAAAAACAAGTACACTCTCCCAGAAAGCTGAATCAAACACACGAACTCACCATATCTTTGTACTTCTCGCCGTCAGGCAGGATCACGCTCTCCACTGACACGTTCCGGTTGTTGTGGGTGAGTGCCCAGGTCACCTTCTCCAGGTAAAGCGGCGCGACGGTCGTGTTGGTCACCACCAGAACCCTCTTCCCGTGAACATGCCTGGGCAAACCGAAATCAGGATCACAGAGTGACTACACCAATCTAACCGGCGAGAAAAGAAGGTCTATAACTCAACTACCTCTGCAGCAAGTCTGGCTCGTCGAGGAGGCCTGCGCCGATGTAGATCGGGTAGCTACGGTCGCCGAGGTCGACGTCGACCACCGTAGAGACCCTGGACTCCGCCGGAGGCTGCATCGTGGGAGCGACGCTGGCTACGAAGCGGCTCTGATGGCGCCTCGCGGGGGAAGCGCGGAGGGAAGGGCAGGAGTGATGCGACGGCGAAGGAACGGAGGCGGCAGCCGGAGCTCCGCGGGGAATCCGGGGAGAGATGGCCGCGCAGGACGAGgatgctgcg
This portion of the Panicum virgatum strain AP13 chromosome 2N, P.virgatum_v5, whole genome shotgun sequence genome encodes:
- the LOC120658185 gene encoding 3-dehydroquinate synthase, chloroplastic-like, translated to MAASASSLLAAAASSSCAAISPRIPRGAPAAASVPSPSHHSCPSLRASPARRHQSRFVASVAPTMQPPAESRVSTVVDVDLGDRSYPIYIGAGLLDEPDLLQRHVHGKRVLVVTNTTVAPLYLEKVTWALTHNNRNVSVESVILPDGEKYKDMDTLMKVFDKAVESRLDRRCTFVALGGGVIGDMCGFAAAAFLRGVNFIQIPTTLMAQVDSSVGGKTGINHPLGKNLIGAFYQPQCVLIDTDTLNTLPDRELASGIAEVVKYGLIRDAPFFEWQEKNMSALLAREPSALAYAIKRSCENKAEVVAQDEKESGLRATLNLGHTFGHAIETGLGYGAWFHGEAIAAGTVMAADMSHRLGWIDESIKKRVVDILEEAKLPITPPETMTVEKFKSIIAVDKKVADGLLRLILLKGPLGSCVFTGEYDRKALDETLHAFCNN